The DNA window ACGGATCAGAAGAAGAAGCCTGCGAAGAAACCGGTTAAAGGAGAcaacgaagacgacgacgacgatgacgatgatatcttagacgacgacgacgacgacgacgacgaagaggcAGAATTGCTGAGCGGCGATGACGACGAAAAAGACACCGAGGAGGAAGACGAGTACGAGGACGAGAAAGAAGTGACGGAACAGGAGAATGCCGAAGAGGATGACGAGAAAGCTGAAGATCTAGAGGACCtggacgacgatgacgacgaggCGGAGGACGCTGTGATCAGTGCGCTGGTCTACGACGAGAAGGACAATGCGAAGAAGAGAAAAGTGAAGAAGAATCACGAAAGCTCCGAAGCGGACGACGACGATTACGAGCTCGGCCTCAGCGGACTTCTGGCGAGGAGCAGGCATTCGCGAAGCGGTCGTCGAAGCAAAGTCATCAGGCCTTGAGCTGACGACCGTTCTCGCGCCAGTCATTCGATAATCGGGACTATAGATCTATAGAGATCCGTCGATTAGACAGGATTCTCGTCACGGAGAAATTTTGTCCAAACGGATCACTGTTGGCTAGATTAAGGAATATTCGAGACTGATGAATTCTTTCTATTTGTTTTTTGTTTGGTAAACGATTATCGACGAACACGAAAGGAACGTTGAAAATATCGATACGAAGACGGGAATCGAACATAATCAGACGAGTCGCGAACGGCGTCCGCGACCCCAGCCATATCGGATTACTCGATtagtataatattatattatttaagaCATGCACGTATTTATATGtacttatttaattaatttattgaatttgtaattaatttattgaaattgtaattaaACGAATCGAATAAATGTGTACTTTTACAGAGTCCAGTTTTCTTCAACTGTAAATATGAACCCTTGTAATCATAGTTAGTCTGACAGACAGACAACAAAATATCTTATTGCCGTTCGAGAGAAAATGGAAATTGAACGGAAACTGTTCTGAGGTGCCCGGctgttcaataaaataattagtGTTAAATACTTTTACAATACTTGCTGTGAAATAGTTTTTGGAGCTGTACTCCAaagaattttctatttataGTGAAGCAGTTGCTTGACTAGTCCCAGCACGAGGATAACGTCTTCGGAATccaaaaaagaagaaggaaaatgGAGGAcagaaacacaaaaaaaaaacattaacaCATACACACTCTCGCCTGTCCCTTCGAGTCCCCCAAGCTCGCTTTCTATCGAAAGTTTATGTATAATTAATGCGGGTCGGGACATCGTGGAGTGGTCGTGCGTATCACAGCCTAATTTCAGTCTACGACCAGAACCGATCGGCATCGGACCTTTCTCTTCGGGGACCATGATGGCCAAGATGTTGTGTGTTTTCGTATTGTTTCTCGCGGTGCAAAACGTGCGCGCTGTTAAGTTGGACAATGAAACTGTTAGTATAGGTAAAAGTTTGAATATAGGTAAACACTCAGTTTTATTAACAGAAAACGAATCGAATCGAAATATTAACAATTCTATTCGAAACAGATCTTGCCAAATATAATGCCATCTATTATAACCCGGACACCGGAGTCAATCTCAAGCCGGAACTGGAAGATACTAGCAGAGATCCTTTGTCAACGAAGATCGCGTTTCGAGGTCTGCCCTGCCAATGCGAAAATCTCCAATGTAGCTGTTGCACCGGCATCAATCTGACCTCGATCAATTTTAATCGTCGCGCGTGCACAAAGTTCACCTACGACTCCTCAGCGTTGGCCATTAACATGGCGTTGACCATGAACGAGAGAGAGATCTATTCCAATACCTTGTCTGGTAAGTTGTTGTATTCATTCTGAAATATTAAGTATGAAAAACAATTTCTCTggattttgaaataatttctattcaGAAATTCTCAATTGTTGattttagaaaaaattattagaaaattcCCAGTCAGCAAAGTATTAACTGTTGAAATAATCGTATACCTgtatttcaatataaaatattgtatgaAAAGAAATGTTAGGTTGCtttctataatttataaaattccaATACCTCGTCTGGTAAGTTGTTATATTCATTCTGAAAAATTGCTGAAgtatgaaaaaaatttctgttggttttgaaataatttctaaatttatttagaaattctCAACTGTtgatttaaagaaaaatattacaaaattcccAGTCAGCAAAGTACTAAGaactgttcaaataaaatatatctGTATTTCAATATAAAACATTGTGTAAAAAGGAATGTCACGTTGCtttctataatttataaaattccaATACCTCGTCTGGTAAGTAGTTATATTCAttctgaaaaattgttgaagaatgaaaaatatttctgttggTTCTgaaatactttttaaatttatttataaattctcaactgttgatttaaaaaaaaatattacaaaattcccAGTCAGCAAAGTACTAATAcctgttcaaataaaatatacctgtatttcaatataaaatattgtgtAAAAAGAAATGCCACGTTGCtttctataatttataaaattccaATACCTCGTCTGGTAAGTTGTTACATTCATTCTGAAAAATTGCTGAAgtatgaaaaaaatttctgttggttttgaaataatttctaaatttatttagaaattctgaactgttgatttaaaaaaaaaatattacaaaattcccAGTTAGCAAAGTACTAAGaactgttcaaataaaatatacctgtatttcaatataaaatattgtgtGAAAAGAAATGCCACGTTGCCCtctataatttataaaatttcttcACCGTAGCTAGAAACCCGCCACCGCTGTGCACCCCAATGCCCTATCTGCCCTTCGTGAACTTCTGCATTCGTTTCTTCGATCTGTACACCGAGGGAAGAAACCTTCACGCTTGCATCGACTTGGAAACTCGTTTTATTGGCTCGCCGATCATGACCTTGCACTTCAATTGCGTGAAAGTCGGTGTCGATGGAGTCTCTTGGACCCAAATCGGGAACGCTACCGATGCGGCGGCTGTTGAAACGTATACGGTAGTAGAGGAACCGGAAGTGTACGACGAGGTGGAGTTCGAGCAGCAAGATTTGGAGGCTTACGTGAACTATACGTCGACGCTAAGCCCTGAAGAGGAAGCTCAGATTGGGCAGCTTAAGCTCTGACCCTGGACGAACTATGCTCCGTCTAACTAATTATAAGATGTATccgaattaatttatattaactATTTATCTGACATTGATTGGTATAGACATTACCCATAATTGTGACAAGAGCCTGGATCAAACGAATGTTATAGATAATGTATATTTACTGATCGAAATATCATTTATATTTACTCAGGGACTTAAATATTATGTACATATTTTCTATGTAAGTTGAATAACTAGGCCACTATTTTTATAACGTGCAAACTATTTAAATTGCTTATACAAATCTTCATGGTTTTCGGTATTCTCTTGTTCCACCAAAATTTTGTTTGATTGCGTTACTATTCGTTCCCAAAATCTCTGAGATCTCAGTTCATCGTTTATCACTTGGACCATTTTTGTAACTGTGCCATTgataaacatttttctgaagGTACATCTTGCAGGCCCATTAAAATCATTCTGATATTTATATAGGGTAACGTGTAGCTATTTATTTGATTTAGTCACTAGAAACTGATAATTGTACGACGATTTTGATACTGCGGGTCAAAATGTACCCGGGCACCGCTGTCGGGAGGAGTTAATCTAGCATTGAATATTGTAACGTGAACCGTACTGTTAAGATTGTAGATAAAGCGTTATCTGAATAAACGAACAACATTTTGTACAAATCCAAATTGCATGCTCCCTCGCGAACGTACTTTCGATTTCCCGGCGAAACTTGCCTTCTTCCGGAGTCCAGCTTCCAGAAAAGTTGACCAAACGATCGAATATGGATAAACAGCTCCAGCCAAACCTAAATTTCTCCATAAAACGAGGTCACCGTAAAGATATCCGTTAACCGGTCAGTCGAGTTTCGATCGTTCGTCGAAGATGTCCTCTCGCGGCGACTGAATTCGCAGACAAACAATGAAGATCTATTGCTtccttttcctcgtttttcttgTTGCCGGAAGTTCCGCGAAGAGGATTCACGAAAGGGTCGTCGAAGAGGAAGAGAGGTCGAAGAATTCGGTGAACAATGCGCTTTCGATGGAGGACTTCAAGAAGATAGCGGAGTTCGCGAGATTGCTGAAGCAAGCGAACAATACTGCTACGAACCATAGTACTCAGGTGACCGCGACCAGGCAAGGACCTTGCCAATGCGGCGGAGGAATCTGCGGATGCTGCTCGAGGATTCTGTTCGACACCTGGAAACAAAAGGCTTGCGTAAATGTGACCTACGACGCAGACGAGTTCAGCTTCACCGCAAAGGTTTCGATGAACGACAGAGTTCTGTACACGAGAACGATTTCCGGTAGGTTGATCGATCACGCTCTTCAGCATAAAACAGTGGCTCGCGAAAGTAGACTCAGGTGTACCAAAATGGAGGGTCAGAATAAACGGCAATTGTTTCAGGGAAGAATCCTCGGCCGTTATGCGTGCCAGTGCCACGACTGCCGATAGTTAAGGCCTGCATCAGGTTCTACAACATTTATTTCCAAGGAAGAAACATTCACATGTGCGTGAACATGGAAGGAAAATTTCGAGAGACCACCTTGTTCAAGGTAACTCGCCTAAGCCGAGATTATTCCAGCTATAAGATTTCCCGTTAGTCGGTTCATTATGGACGCACACATTTCCAGGTCGGATTAGATTGTCTGAGATTCGGCTCGAACGGCTTAGCTCTGGTTAAACCTGAGGATGGAGGTGGAATAGGTCAAGTAGTGCTCTTACCagatgacgacgacgatgcAGAAGAAGATTACGattacgacgacgacgacgacgacgacgatgacgacgacgacgacataCTTGATCTATGAAGAAACACAATATTTTCCTCTGTCGCGAGTTACGCCCTTCCTCAGTTTTGTTCTACAGAACAGTAAATAAAATCGtacattcattttttaaaaattggtctTCAGTTCCCCGCCTGCCACgtcatgtacagggtgtcaaaaaattatatgtcacggccaccatagcgtgattctacacctacgatttggtggaaattgaaataaaaaaactccccgcaaaattgaccttgaccttgaaagtctaggtcaaaaaaacaaaaatttttgtttttaatcgtgttctactgggtcataaggatcaactttgtgaaagaaaccatgggtcgcatctcaaccgttcttttaaaaaatgatgttgcatttcttataatttttgcagcttctttatttgtaaattttttacgtccagcgccaatatataagtaaatagcgtactatcatacagcgggtaccatcagtaagctatctcgttaggtatgaaattatcataatcatgatactcctatttccctaactacagaatgaaagaaagaagctgcaaaaattataagaaatgcaacataattttttaagagaacggttgagatgcgacccatggtttcctTCACAAAGTTGAtgcttatgaccagtagaacacgattaaacaaaaaaatttttgtttttttgaccttgttttacaaggtcaaggtcaattttgcggggagttttttatgtcaatttccaccaaatcgtaggtgtagaatcacgctatggtggccgtggcatataattttttgacaccctgtacaaatctCTTAAAGGAAAACGAActttgcgaaagtagaggcctcgagctttaaaatgagtggCTTATggttttacgaaattatcgtAATTTAAATGTCGACCATTTTTATATCATCCACTCTACATACTGTGAgagaaaattattgtttcatGTCTCTTCCATTTTGGAGCAAACTCGATCGTTCACTTTCTAAGCACCATCAATTGTTGTATGTGTTATAATTCGAATttgtaatttataaataattataaataatttataattcaaaatactATGAGTCATTAAAAATGTACTGATATTTGTTCAGCTCTTTATAATGGATATATCAAATTCGCAGTTTAAAGTACAATGTATCGCGTTCGAGAAAATATTGCGAGACAATTGAATTCGACATTAAACAATACGCGTTCGAGAAAGCGGCGAATAAACATAACAAACAGGTGCAGCaaagaaatgatttcattatATCTCGGTGATCATCCTGCACGTTCTATGGGGAAATCACCGAGCCGAGGACGAATCTGACAATATTGTTTAGTGGAATAACAATCGGCGGTGCTCGCTGGAATCGAGAGAGGTGCAACCTGTATTGGTAATAGAGTTGTGAGTGCACCATAGTGAAGCATGCATTGGAACACTCTGAGCATGAATTTTAGAACGTGCAACGCCCTAATTTCGTTTTGGTTGCATTTCTTCTTTCACTGGCCCCTTACTGTCACAGAAGAAAGTTAGTATTTTTTTGTTACGTCCACTTCCTTGTTTCGTGTTcattctttttgaaatagaatTAAATGAAACGTGTGATAGGGTATCCGATCGCGAATGGATTTTTGGCTTACAAAACCGTGACGAGTATTCGGCCATCTTGCACCTGTCCGACGTCTTACGCGTGTTCTTGTTGCCAGATTGTGACCATTTTGTTCATCAAGGCTGAGAAAAATCGTAAGTGCGTAATTACTTAACGTAGTGGCGTTTATTATTCGCAGAGTCattacttcttcttcttttttttttcatttaaatctGCAATTTGTGCAGTTTGCGTTAACTTCGTCTACCAGGGAAACGGAGTGAGAATTGACGTGACGTTAAACTCGGACGTACTGAAATCCAGAAAAGTTACAGGTGACTGCAGCGTCGTTATTTTTCcaaacacagtgtttactcgatatatgtacaaaacacgggtccagccagggacatgtatcggttAGGAGATAGtattccttgatccacgccgaCCGACGGTCTAAgactaggacttttatcggctaggcatttgggacatatatagagtaaacactgtacacatCTTCGGAACTGATTTCTCCGTTTCGCAGATTATAGTCCGCTGAAGTTTTGCATCGATATACCGCGCTGTGTTTTCTCAACCGCGTGCATAAACGTTTTGGAGCTTAATCAGTTCTCTAGGTAATGTTTTGATATTCAGATGATCTCGAGTGCCTggtcattaaatatttttttttaaggtcgATTACGGTTTGCCTTCGACTGGACATCTACTCAAAGAAACGAATATGGCAGCTGAATTACGATTGTGTTAGTATATCAACGGTCCCTGAAGCGATGACCGCTGGCACTACTAAAATGATGAGTAATTCTACTACCAAAATGATGGCTGCTACTACCACTAAAATGACGGGCAGTGCTACTACTGCTACAACTAAAATTATGGCCGCAACAACTACCACAATGAAGCCTGGAATGTCAGCAATGTCCAGCAGTCAGATGACGATGACTACGATGACAACTACCGCTATGACAACGACAACGATGTCGACGATGGTACCGCGTAGAGCGGAAACCGAAGAAACCACACCGGATGTGGAATTAATAACAGAACCGGGAAGTGAAACGACGATTATAGATATTGattgattaatatttatacGTAATACATAATGTATTCGTGACTCTATAATATTTCAAGTTAATGGGGGCAACCTCGTAAATGTAATGATTCGATTTTTCATTGAGGTAACGTTTCATGAGGTGTAGCGATCATT is part of the Halictus rubicundus isolate RS-2024b chromosome 3, iyHalRubi1_principal, whole genome shotgun sequence genome and encodes:
- the LOC143353018 gene encoding uncharacterized protein LOC143353018; amino-acid sequence: MKIYCFLFLVFLVAGSSAKRIHERVVEEEERSKNSVNNALSMEDFKKIAEFARLLKQANNTATNHSTQVTATRQGPCQCGGGICGCCSRILFDTWKQKACVNVTYDADEFSFTAKVSMNDRVLYTRTISGKNPRPLCVPVPRLPIVKACIRFYNIYFQGRNIHMCVNMEGKFRETTLFKVGLDCLRFGSNGLALVKPEDGGGIGQVVLLPDDDDDAEEDYDYDDDDDDDDDDDDDILDL
- the LOC143353017 gene encoding uncharacterized protein LOC143353017, whose product is MMAKMLCVFVLFLAVQNVRAVKLDNETVSIDLAKYNAIYYNPDTGVNLKPELEDTSRDPLSTKIAFRGLPCQCENLQCSCCTGINLTSINFNRRACTKFTYDSSALAINMALTMNEREIYSNTLSARNPPPLCTPMPYLPFVNFCIRFFDLYTEGRNLHACIDLETRFIGSPIMTLHFNCVKVGVDGVSWTQIGNATDAAAVETYTVVEEPEVYDEVEFEQQDLEAYVNYTSTLSPEEEAQIGQLKL
- the LOC143353019 gene encoding uncharacterized protein LOC143353019; its protein translation is MNFRTCNALISFWLHFFFHWPLTVTEERYPIANGFLAYKTVTSIRPSCTCPTSYACSCCQIVTILFIKAEKNLCVNFVYQGNGVRIDVTLNSDVLKSRKVTDYSPLKFCIDIPRCVFSTACINVLELNQFSRSITVCLRLDIYSKKRIWQLNYDCVSISTVPEAMTAGTTKMMSNSTTKMMAATTTKMTGSATTATTKIMAATTTTMKPGMSAMSSSQMTMTTMTTTAMTTTTMSTMVPRRAETEETTPDVELITEPGSETTIIDID